Proteins from one Mycobacterium sp. SMC-2 genomic window:
- a CDS encoding lysylphosphatidylglycerol synthase transmembrane domain-containing protein: MRVDGREISVSGSLLQPLTRRTNDILRLAASATLLAAVITSSLITRPQWEALEKSISQIVGVLSPRQSDLVYLGYGVAILALPFMILIGLIVGRQWKLLGAYAAAALLAALPLSIGGNGFSAPRWHFDLSERLQTVLGQFLDDPRWIGMLAAVLTVSGPWLPARWRHWWWALLLAFVPIHLVVSAIVPARALLGLAVGWLVGSLVVLVVGTPALEVPLEAAVRAMARRGFVVSRLTVVRPAGRGPLVLSAGCEEPDRAAVVELYGPHQRSGGTLRQLWIKLRLRDTETGPLVTSMRRAVEHRALMTIAIGDMDLANTSTIAVATLDRGWILYSHKPPRGLPLSRCAQSTPVDRVWRSLRTLNDQQIAHGDLRGNEITVDGDAVLFGGFHSAEYGATEAQLQSDIAQLLVTTSALYDPKSAVAAAIDAFDRDTILSASRRLTKVAVPRAIRKSISDAGAVISATRAEVKRQTGADQIKAQPITRFTRGQIIQLVLFGALVYVAYPFISTAPTFFSQLRSANWWFALLGLAVSALTYLGAAAALWACTDGTVNYWRLSFVQVANTFAATTTPAGVGGLALSTRYLQKSGLSAMRATAAVALQQAVQVIVHLALLIFFSAVAGASMHLSHFVPSATMLYLIGGVALGIVGTLLFVPKSRRWLATEVRPKLNEVTGDLVKLAREPRRLALILLGCAGTTLGAALALWASVEAFGGGTTFVTVTVVTMVGGTLASAAPTPGGVGAVEAALIGGLAAFGVPAAVGVPSVLLYRLLTCWLPVFVGWPVMRWLTKNEMI; the protein is encoded by the coding sequence ATGCGAGTCGACGGGCGCGAGATCAGCGTTTCCGGCAGCTTGCTGCAACCGCTGACCCGGCGCACCAACGACATCCTGCGGCTCGCGGCGAGCGCGACCTTACTCGCGGCGGTGATCACGAGTTCGTTGATCACCCGGCCGCAGTGGGAGGCCCTGGAAAAGTCCATCTCGCAGATCGTCGGCGTGCTCTCCCCGCGGCAGTCCGACCTGGTGTACCTCGGCTACGGCGTGGCGATCCTGGCCCTGCCGTTCATGATCTTGATCGGCCTGATCGTCGGGCGGCAATGGAAGCTCCTCGGCGCATACGCCGCCGCCGCGCTGCTCGCGGCGCTGCCGCTCTCAATTGGCGGCAACGGGTTTTCGGCGCCCCGCTGGCACTTCGACCTCTCCGAACGCCTGCAGACCGTGTTGGGCCAGTTCCTCGACGACCCGCGCTGGATCGGCATGCTGGCGGCCGTGCTGACCGTCTCGGGGCCGTGGCTGCCCGCGCGCTGGCGGCATTGGTGGTGGGCCCTGCTGCTGGCCTTCGTGCCGATCCACCTCGTGGTCAGCGCGATCGTGCCGGCCCGCGCGCTGTTGGGGCTGGCGGTCGGGTGGCTGGTCGGCTCGCTGGTGGTCCTGGTTGTCGGCACCCCCGCGCTCGAGGTGCCCCTGGAGGCCGCCGTGCGCGCGATGGCCAGGCGCGGGTTCGTCGTCTCGCGGCTCACCGTGGTCCGGCCGGCCGGCCGCGGGCCGCTGGTTCTTTCGGCCGGGTGCGAGGAGCCCGACCGCGCGGCGGTCGTCGAGTTGTACGGCCCGCATCAGCGCAGCGGCGGCACGCTGCGCCAACTCTGGATCAAGCTGCGGCTGCGCGACACCGAGACCGGGCCGCTGGTAACCTCGATGCGCCGCGCCGTCGAGCATCGCGCGCTGATGACGATCGCCATCGGGGACATGGACCTGGCGAACACCTCGACGATCGCGGTCGCCACGCTCGACCGGGGCTGGATCCTCTACTCGCACAAGCCACCCCGTGGCTTGCCCCTGAGCCGATGCGCGCAGTCCACGCCGGTGGACCGGGTGTGGCGGTCGCTGCGGACCCTCAACGACCAGCAGATCGCGCACGGCGACCTGCGTGGCAACGAGATCACCGTCGACGGCGACGCCGTGCTCTTCGGTGGCTTCCACAGCGCCGAATACGGCGCCACGGAAGCCCAACTGCAATCTGACATCGCGCAGCTGCTGGTGACCACCTCGGCCCTGTATGACCCGAAATCGGCGGTGGCCGCGGCCATCGACGCGTTCGACCGAGACACCATCCTGAGCGCGTCGCGTCGGTTGACCAAAGTTGCCGTGCCACGGGCGATTCGGAAGTCGATCTCGGACGCGGGCGCCGTCATCTCGGCCACCCGCGCGGAAGTTAAGCGGCAGACCGGTGCCGACCAGATCAAGGCCCAGCCCATCACCCGGTTCACCCGCGGCCAGATCATTCAGCTGGTGCTCTTCGGCGCGCTGGTCTATGTCGCGTATCCGTTCATCAGCACCGCGCCCACCTTCTTCTCCCAGCTGAGGAGCGCGAACTGGTGGTTCGCGCTGCTCGGGCTGGCGGTGTCGGCGCTGACGTACCTGGGGGCCGCCGCGGCTCTGTGGGCATGCACCGACGGGACGGTGAACTATTGGCGGCTGTCATTCGTCCAGGTGGCCAACACCTTTGCCGCAACCACCACGCCCGCCGGAGTGGGTGGGCTCGCGCTGTCCACCCGGTATCTGCAGAAGAGCGGCCTGTCGGCGATGCGGGCCACCGCCGCGGTCGCGCTGCAGCAGGCCGTGCAGGTGATCGTGCACCTCGCGCTATTGATCTTCTTCAGCGCGGTGGCGGGCGCCTCGATGCACCTGTCGCACTTCGTGCCGAGCGCCACGATGCTGTACCTGATCGGCGGGGTGGCGCTGGGCATCGTCGGCACCTTGTTGTTCGTGCCCAAGTCGCGGCGATGGCTGGCCACGGAGGTGCGCCCGAAGCTCAACGAGGTGACCGGTGACCTGGTCAAGCTGGCCCGCGAGCCGCGGCGACTGGCGCTGATTCTGCTCGGTTGCGCGGGCACCACTCTCGGTGCGGCGCTGGCTCTTTGGGCCAGCGTCGAAGCCTTCGGCGGCGGCACGACGTTCGTCACCGTCACCGTGGTCACCATGGTCGGCGGAACGCTGGCCTCCGCCGCGCCGACACCCGGCGGCGTCGGGGCCGTGGAGGCGGCGCTGATCGGTGGGCTGGCTGCCTTCGGCGTGCCGGCGGCCGTCGGCGTGCCGTCCGTCCTGCTGTATCGGTTGCTCACCTGCTGGCTGCCCGTGTTCGTCGGGTGGCCGGTGATGCGGTGGCTGACGAAGAACGAGATGATCTAG
- a CDS encoding class I SAM-dependent methyltransferase, whose product MARTDNDSWEITESVGATALGVAAARAAETDSENPLISDEFARVFLHAAGEGMWNWFAAPNLPAQIAEAAPDLKPRMQGMVDYMATRTAFFDEFFLAATRSGIRQAVILAAGLDARAWRLPWPDGTTVYELDQPRVLEWKLSTLRDNGAEPTCRLVHVPVDMRQDWPEALRRAGFDDSAPSVWSAEGLLPFLPAAAQELLFERVQALSTPGSRIAVEAPGPDFLDEAAIAKRRSDMQRVRDLMAKLEPERDIPDVADLWYFEEREDVGDWLSRHGWDVTVTPAEQLMAGYDRRPPQDVEDAAPKTLFVAAERTERN is encoded by the coding sequence GTGGCCAGGACCGACAACGACAGCTGGGAAATCACCGAGAGCGTGGGGGCGACGGCCCTCGGTGTGGCGGCGGCGCGCGCCGCGGAGACCGACAGCGAGAACCCGCTGATCTCCGACGAGTTCGCCCGGGTGTTTCTGCACGCCGCCGGCGAGGGCATGTGGAACTGGTTCGCGGCGCCCAACCTGCCCGCCCAGATCGCCGAGGCCGCGCCCGACCTCAAACCGCGCATGCAGGGGATGGTCGACTACATGGCGACGCGGACGGCGTTCTTCGACGAGTTCTTCCTCGCCGCGACCCGCTCCGGCATCCGCCAGGCGGTGATCCTGGCCGCGGGCCTGGACGCGCGCGCATGGCGGCTGCCCTGGCCGGACGGCACCACCGTCTACGAGCTGGACCAGCCCCGGGTGCTGGAATGGAAGCTGTCGACGTTGCGCGACAACGGCGCCGAGCCGACCTGCCGCCTGGTGCACGTCCCCGTCGACATGCGCCAGGACTGGCCGGAGGCCCTGCGGCGGGCCGGTTTTGACGACTCGGCGCCGAGCGTTTGGTCGGCCGAGGGTTTGTTGCCGTTCCTGCCGGCGGCCGCCCAGGAGCTTTTGTTCGAGCGCGTCCAGGCGCTCAGTACCCCCGGCAGCCGAATCGCCGTGGAGGCGCCCGGACCCGACTTTCTCGACGAGGCCGCCATCGCCAAGCGGCGTTCGGACATGCAGCGGGTCCGCGACCTGATGGCCAAGCTCGAGCCGGAACGCGACATCCCCGACGTGGCCGACCTGTGGTATTTCGAGGAGCGCGAGGACGTCGGCGACTGGTTGTCCCGCCACGGCTGGGATGTGACGGTGACCCCGGCCGAGCAGCTGATGGCCGGCTACGACCGCAGACCCCCGCAGGATGTCGAAGACGCCGCCCCCAAGACCCTTTTCGTGGCGGCCGAGCGGACCGAAAGGAACTGA
- a CDS encoding class I SAM-dependent methyltransferase, translating into MSTARSDNDSWEITESVGATALGVASARAAETRSENPLIRDPFAQVFLDAAGDGVWNWHSAPQLPDELVEAEPELPLQMRAMVGYMASRTKFFDEFFLAATRAGIRQAVILAAGLDARAWRLPWPDGTTVYELDQPRVLDFKLSTLADHGAQPACTRVAVPVDLRHDWPKTLQQAGFDPSAPSAWSAEGLMPYLPAAAQELLFERVHGLTAPGSRVAVEALGPKFLDPEFRARRRERMDRVRALMARVAPDREVPRTEELWYFEEREDVGDWFRRHGWSVTVTPSDQLMAGYDRAAPKEVADAVPGNLFVAAERTT; encoded by the coding sequence ATGAGCACAGCCAGAAGCGACAACGACAGCTGGGAGATCACCGAAAGCGTCGGGGCGACCGCGCTGGGCGTGGCCTCGGCCCGCGCGGCCGAAACCCGCAGCGAGAACCCGTTGATCCGCGACCCGTTCGCGCAGGTTTTCCTCGATGCCGCCGGCGACGGGGTGTGGAACTGGCACTCGGCCCCGCAGCTCCCCGACGAACTCGTCGAGGCCGAACCCGAGTTGCCGCTGCAGATGCGGGCAATGGTCGGCTACATGGCCTCGCGGACAAAATTTTTCGACGAGTTCTTCCTGGCCGCTACCCGCGCCGGCATCCGCCAGGCGGTGATCCTGGCGGCGGGCCTGGACGCGCGGGCATGGCGGCTGCCCTGGCCGGATGGCACCACGGTCTACGAGCTGGACCAGCCCCGGGTGCTGGACTTCAAATTGTCGACGTTGGCCGACCACGGGGCGCAGCCCGCGTGCACCCGGGTCGCCGTCCCGGTGGACCTGCGCCATGACTGGCCGAAGACGTTGCAGCAGGCCGGTTTTGACCCGTCGGCACCCAGCGCGTGGTCGGCCGAGGGGCTGATGCCGTACCTGCCGGCCGCCGCCCAGGAGCTGCTGTTCGAACGCGTGCACGGGCTCACCGCTCCCGGCAGCCGGGTGGCCGTCGAGGCGTTGGGACCCAAGTTCCTCGACCCGGAGTTCCGCGCGAGGCGTCGTGAGCGGATGGACCGCGTCCGCGCGCTGATGGCGCGGGTGGCCCCGGACCGCGAGGTGCCCAGAACCGAGGAGCTGTGGTACTTCGAGGAGCGCGAGGACGTCGGTGACTGGTTCCGTCGCCACGGCTGGAGCGTGACGGTCACCCCGTCCGACCAGCTGATGGCCGGCTATGACCGCGCGGCACCCAAAGAGGTCGCGGATGCGGTGCCGGGAAACCTGTTCGTGGCGGCGGAACGCACCACCTAA
- a CDS encoding TVP38/TMEM64 family protein translates to MDDNDDSEPASELSSRRTHIVRLAVFVGFLLVMFYLVAVARVVHVEEVRRVVSATGPAAPVTYVVASAVLGALFVPGSILAAASGLLFGPLLGVVVTLGATVGTAIVASRIGHRAGRDSARALLGPKRADRIDALIERRGLWAVVGQRFVPGISDALASYAFGAFGVPLWQMVVGSFIGSVPRAFVYTALGASIANPSSPLTYAAIAVWCVTAVVGAFAARRGYRHWRAGRKAADG, encoded by the coding sequence ATGGACGACAACGACGATTCCGAACCGGCATCGGAACTCAGCTCTCGGCGAACCCACATCGTGCGGCTTGCCGTGTTCGTCGGCTTCCTGCTGGTGATGTTCTACCTGGTGGCCGTCGCCCGAGTCGTCCACGTGGAGGAGGTGCGGCGCGTGGTCTCGGCGACGGGACCGGCGGCGCCGGTCACCTACGTGGTGGCGTCGGCCGTCCTGGGCGCGTTGTTCGTGCCGGGCTCGATCCTGGCCGCGGCCAGCGGGCTGCTGTTCGGCCCCCTGCTCGGCGTCGTCGTGACGCTGGGCGCGACGGTCGGTACCGCGATCGTCGCCAGCCGCATCGGCCACCGGGCCGGCCGGGACAGCGCGCGGGCGCTGCTGGGGCCGAAGCGGGCCGACCGCATCGACGCGCTGATCGAACGCCGCGGGCTGTGGGCGGTCGTCGGCCAGCGCTTCGTTCCCGGGATCTCCGACGCGCTCGCCTCCTACGCGTTCGGGGCGTTCGGAGTTCCGTTGTGGCAGATGGTCGTCGGATCGTTCATCGGTTCGGTGCCGCGCGCGTTCGTCTACACCGCGCTGGGCGCCTCGATCGCGAACCCGTCGTCGCCGTTGACGTACGCGGCGATCGCGGTGTGGTGCGTGACCGCCGTCGTCGGCGCGTTCGCGGCGCGGCGCGGATACCGGCATTGGCGCGCCGGCCGGAAAGCGGCGGACGGTTAG
- the recD gene encoding exodeoxyribonuclease V subunit alpha gives MTLEAIAAEGLLRSYTEAGVFEAADIHVAQRLTALAGEGDERVALAVALLVRALRGGSVCVDLRAVATQVGVADLPWPDPAEWMAAVRASPLLGTPPVLRLFGELLYLDRYWLEEEQVCADLLALSVPRASGETPVFERLFPPGYDEQRAAAEIAVSQAVTVLTGGPGTGKTTTVARLLALLAGQAELGGLPRPRIALAAPTGKAAARLAEAVAAEVRRLDAADRARLAGLQATTLHRLLGSRPDTSVRFKHNRGNRLPHDVIVVDETSMVSLTMMARLLEAVRPDTRLILVGDPNQLASVEAGAVLADLVDGLTSRDDVRIAALRTPHRFGESIGALAEAIRIGDADRVVGLLRAGGEHIEWLDADGPTGALRSVLVPYALRVRQAAVLGATEAALAALDEHRLLCAHRHGPYGVSHWNRQVERWLSEETGQHVSSAWYAGRPVLVTANDYGLKVYNGDTGVVVVSDGGLRAVIAGATGTLGFATSRLTDIQTMHAMTIHKSQGSQADEVTVLMPPEDSRLLTRELFYTAVTRAKAKVRVAGSEASVRAAIERRAVRATGLAQRLRAAAPTT, from the coding sequence GTGACGCTGGAGGCGATCGCCGCCGAGGGCTTGCTGCGGTCCTACACCGAAGCTGGCGTCTTCGAGGCCGCCGATATTCATGTGGCGCAACGGCTTACGGCGCTCGCGGGTGAGGGCGACGAGCGGGTGGCGCTGGCGGTCGCGCTGCTGGTGCGCGCGCTGCGGGGCGGTTCGGTGTGCGTGGACCTGCGGGCGGTGGCAACGCAAGTCGGTGTCGCGGACCTGCCGTGGCCCGACCCCGCGGAATGGATGGCCGCCGTGCGGGCCAGTCCACTGCTCGGCACGCCACCGGTGCTGCGGCTGTTCGGCGAGCTGTTGTACCTGGACCGGTACTGGCTCGAGGAGGAGCAGGTGTGCGCCGACCTGCTCGCGCTGTCCGTACCCCGGGCCAGCGGCGAAACGCCCGTCTTCGAGCGGCTTTTCCCACCCGGCTATGACGAGCAGCGGGCGGCCGCGGAAATCGCGGTCTCGCAAGCGGTTACCGTGCTGACCGGTGGGCCAGGCACCGGCAAGACCACCACGGTGGCGCGGCTGCTGGCTCTGCTGGCCGGGCAGGCCGAGCTCGGCGGCCTCCCACGGCCCCGGATCGCGCTGGCCGCGCCGACCGGCAAGGCGGCGGCGCGGCTCGCCGAGGCGGTGGCGGCCGAGGTGCGGCGGTTGGACGCGGCGGACCGCGCGCGGCTGGCCGGGCTGCAAGCCACGACGCTGCATCGGCTGCTGGGTTCGCGACCGGATACGTCGGTGCGGTTCAAGCACAACCGCGGCAACCGGCTGCCGCACGACGTCATCGTCGTGGACGAGACGTCGATGGTGTCGCTGACGATGATGGCCCGGCTGCTGGAGGCCGTGCGGCCCGACACGCGGCTGATCCTGGTTGGCGACCCGAACCAGCTGGCCTCGGTGGAAGCCGGTGCGGTGCTGGCCGATCTGGTGGACGGGCTGACCTCCCGCGACGACGTGCGGATCGCGGCGCTGCGCACGCCGCATCGATTCGGCGAGTCGATCGGTGCGCTGGCCGAAGCGATCCGGATCGGCGACGCGGACCGTGTTGTGGGGTTGCTGCGGGCCGGCGGCGAGCACATCGAATGGCTGGACGCCGACGGGCCCACCGGGGCGCTGCGCTCGGTGCTGGTGCCGTACGCGCTGCGGGTGCGGCAGGCCGCGGTCCTCGGCGCCACCGAGGCGGCGTTGGCGGCGCTCGACGAGCACCGGCTGTTGTGCGCGCATCGGCACGGTCCGTACGGGGTGTCGCACTGGAATCGGCAGGTGGAGCGCTGGCTCTCGGAGGAGACCGGTCAGCACGTGTCGTCGGCGTGGTACGCCGGACGGCCAGTGTTGGTGACGGCCAACGACTATGGGCTCAAGGTCTACAACGGCGACACCGGAGTGGTCGTGGTAAGCGACGGCGGGCTGCGGGCCGTCATCGCCGGCGCCACCGGAACGCTGGGCTTCGCGACCAGCCGGCTCACCGACATCCAGACCATGCACGCCATGACCATTCACAAGAGTCAGGGCAGCCAGGCCGACGAGGTGACGGTGTTGATGCCGCCCGAGGACTCGCGGCTGCTGACGCGCGAATTGTTCTACACGGCCGTGACGCGGGCGAAGGCCAAGGTTCGGGTGGCCGGTTCCGAGGCTTCGGTGCGCGCGGCCATCGAGCGCCGCGCCGTGCGCGCGACCGGACTGGCGCAGCGGTTGCGGGCCGCGGCGCCGACCACGTGA
- the recB gene encoding exodeoxyribonuclease V subunit beta, which translates to MERFDLLGPLPADRSTTVLQASAGTGKTFALAGLVTRYVAEGAATLDQMLLITFGRAASQELRERVRGQMVEAVAAFGDGAGANELVAYLLDGTEDECAARKQRLRDALAGFDAATIATTHQFCQLVLKSLGVAGDTAANVTLLESLDELIVEIVDDLYLAHFGQERDDPALGYREALRLAREVVKNPSTQLRPLDPEPGSRAAVCVTFAEDVLAELDTRKRRLGVLGYDDLLSRLADALATDDSPARLRMHHRWPIVMVDEFQDTDPVQWQVIDRAFSGRSTVILIGDPKQAIYAFRGGDIVTYLRAAETAGEQKTLAINWRTDAALVERLQVVLRGAQLGDPAIVVDNVDAYHQGHRLAGAPRNDPFRLRVVQRESLGRSGIQNLPIDELRAHIGADLAADIRALLAGGATFAGRPLQARDIAVIVEKHKDAAACFKALCDADVPAVYTGDSDVFASDAAEDWLCLLEAFDQPHRPGMVRAAAATMFFGETAESLAAGGDALTDRVAETLREWAGHARERGVAAIFEAAQLSGMGDRVLSAHGGERHMTDLAHIAQLLQEVAHRERASLPALRDWLRRQRDERAGAPERNRRLDSDAAAVQVMTVFVSKGLQYPIVYLPFAFNRNTQDRDVVLFHDEGVRCLHIGGKDSPDFKDVEKLGRKEDASDDSRLTYVALTRAQAQVVAWWAPAFDEPNGGLSRLLRGRRPNEPFVPDRCEPAKITDADALARLREWEAAGGPVIEPSVVAAAPPMPSGPVPSGLDSRHFHRIIDTGWRRTSYSGLIRVAESTGVGSEPEVTELDDEVGEIPLTQAASGPEVPSPMAELPVGAKFGTLVHAVLETADPLATDLAAELQARIRRHSVWWPVDVAPDVLAAAMLPMHETPLGPLAGDLTLRQIGLSDRLRELDFEFPLAGGDLGSPAPEIRLADMGALLRAHLPTDDPLASYADRLTSRPLGDQPLRGYLTGSVDAVLRVPDGASHRYLVVDYKTNWLGDPDRPLTSTDYDRPRLVEAMLHSDYPLQALLYSVVLHRFLRWRVPDYDPGRHLGGVLYLFVRGMCGAATPVVDGHPSGVFSWRPPSSLIAELSDLLDGRAAA; encoded by the coding sequence ATCGAGCGTTTCGACCTGCTCGGCCCGCTGCCCGCCGATCGGTCCACCACCGTGCTGCAGGCCAGCGCCGGCACCGGCAAGACTTTCGCGCTGGCCGGCCTGGTGACCCGCTATGTCGCCGAGGGCGCGGCGACGCTGGACCAGATGTTGCTCATCACGTTCGGCCGGGCCGCCAGCCAGGAGCTGCGCGAGCGGGTCCGCGGCCAAATGGTCGAGGCCGTGGCCGCTTTCGGCGACGGCGCCGGCGCCAACGAGTTGGTGGCGTACCTGCTGGACGGCACCGAGGACGAATGCGCGGCGCGCAAGCAACGCCTCCGCGACGCGCTGGCCGGCTTCGACGCGGCGACCATCGCCACCACGCACCAGTTCTGCCAGCTGGTGTTGAAGTCGCTGGGCGTGGCCGGTGACACCGCCGCGAACGTCACGCTGCTGGAGAGCCTCGACGAGCTGATCGTCGAGATCGTCGACGACCTGTACCTCGCCCACTTCGGGCAGGAGCGCGACGATCCGGCGCTGGGTTACCGCGAGGCGCTGCGGCTGGCGCGCGAGGTGGTCAAGAACCCGTCGACGCAGCTGCGGCCGCTGGACCCCGAGCCCGGTTCGCGGGCCGCCGTCTGCGTGACGTTCGCCGAAGACGTTCTCGCGGAACTGGATACGCGCAAACGACGCCTGGGCGTGCTCGGCTACGACGACCTGCTGAGCCGGCTCGCCGACGCGCTGGCCACCGACGACTCCCCCGCTCGGCTACGCATGCATCACCGCTGGCCGATCGTCATGGTCGACGAGTTCCAGGACACCGACCCGGTGCAATGGCAGGTGATCGACCGCGCGTTCAGCGGGCGCTCCACCGTGATTCTCATCGGTGATCCCAAGCAGGCCATCTACGCGTTTCGCGGCGGCGACATCGTGACGTACCTGCGGGCGGCCGAGACGGCGGGCGAGCAGAAGACGCTGGCCATCAATTGGCGCACCGACGCGGCGCTCGTCGAGCGGCTGCAGGTGGTGCTGCGGGGCGCCCAACTCGGCGACCCCGCGATCGTGGTGGACAACGTCGACGCCTACCACCAGGGTCACCGGCTCGCCGGGGCGCCGCGCAATGACCCGTTCCGGTTGCGGGTGGTGCAGCGGGAAAGTTTGGGGCGCAGCGGGATTCAGAACCTGCCCATCGACGAGCTGCGGGCGCACATCGGCGCCGACCTCGCCGCCGATATCCGCGCGCTGCTGGCGGGTGGCGCGACGTTCGCCGGCAGGCCGCTGCAGGCCCGCGACATCGCCGTGATCGTGGAGAAGCACAAGGACGCCGCCGCCTGCTTCAAGGCGCTGTGCGACGCGGACGTGCCGGCGGTTTACACCGGTGACTCCGACGTGTTCGCCTCCGACGCCGCCGAAGATTGGCTGTGCCTGCTGGAGGCGTTCGACCAGCCGCACCGGCCCGGCATGGTGCGCGCCGCGGCGGCCACGATGTTCTTCGGCGAGACCGCGGAATCCCTGGCGGCCGGCGGTGACGCGCTGACCGATCGGGTCGCGGAAACGTTGCGGGAGTGGGCCGGCCACGCCCGCGAACGCGGAGTCGCCGCCATCTTCGAGGCGGCCCAGCTTTCGGGCATGGGCGATCGGGTGCTGTCGGCCCACGGCGGCGAACGCCATATGACCGACCTGGCGCACATCGCCCAGTTGCTGCAGGAGGTCGCGCACCGGGAGCGCGCCAGCCTGCCCGCGCTGCGAGACTGGCTGCGCAGGCAACGCGACGAACGCGCCGGCGCACCCGAACGCAACCGGCGCCTGGACAGTGACGCCGCGGCCGTGCAGGTCATGACGGTGTTCGTGAGCAAGGGCCTGCAATACCCGATCGTGTATCTGCCGTTCGCGTTCAACCGCAATACCCAGGACCGCGACGTGGTGTTGTTCCACGACGAGGGCGTGCGCTGCCTGCACATCGGCGGCAAGGACAGCCCGGACTTCAAGGATGTCGAGAAACTGGGCCGCAAAGAGGACGCCAGCGACGACAGCCGGCTGACCTACGTGGCGCTCACCCGCGCCCAGGCTCAGGTCGTCGCGTGGTGGGCGCCGGCGTTCGACGAACCCAACGGAGGCCTGTCCCGGCTGCTGCGCGGCCGCCGGCCGAACGAGCCGTTCGTGCCCGACCGATGCGAGCCGGCGAAGATCACCGACGCCGACGCGCTCGCCCGGTTGCGGGAGTGGGAGGCGGCCGGCGGCCCGGTGATCGAGCCGTCGGTGGTGGCCGCGGCGCCGCCCATGCCGTCCGGGCCGGTGCCGTCGGGCCTCGACAGCCGCCACTTTCACCGCATCATCGACACGGGGTGGCGGCGCACCTCCTACTCCGGTCTCATCCGGGTGGCCGAGTCCACCGGGGTGGGTAGCGAGCCGGAGGTCACCGAACTGGACGACGAAGTCGGCGAAATCCCGTTGACCCAGGCCGCATCCGGGCCCGAGGTGCCGTCGCCGATGGCCGAGCTGCCGGTGGGTGCGAAGTTCGGCACGCTGGTGCACGCCGTGCTCGAGACCGCCGACCCGCTGGCCACCGACCTGGCCGCCGAGCTGCAGGCGCGCATCCGCAGACACTCGGTGTGGTGGCCGGTCGACGTGGCCCCGGACGTGCTGGCCGCGGCCATGCTGCCGATGCACGAGACGCCACTGGGCCCACTGGCCGGCGACCTGACGCTGCGCCAGATCGGGCTGTCGGATCGGCTGCGCGAGCTGGACTTCGAGTTCCCGCTGGCCGGTGGGGATCTGGGCTCGCCCGCGCCCGAGATCCGGCTGGCGGACATGGGGGCGTTGCTGCGCGCGCACCTACCAACCGACGACCCGCTGGCGTCCTATGCCGACCGGTTGACGAGCCGGCCCCTCGGTGACCAACCGTTGCGCGGCTATCTCACCGGGTCCGTCGACGCCGTGTTGCGTGTGCCCGACGGCGCGTCGCATCGCTATCTGGTGGTCGATTACAAAACCAACTGGCTCGGCGATCCCGACCGGCCGTTGACGTCCACCGATTACGACCGGCCGCGCCTGGTCGAGGCGATGCTGCACTCGGATTATCCGCTGCAGGCGCTGCTGTACAGCGTTGTGCTGCACCGGTTCCTGCGTTGGCGCGTGCCGGACTACGACCCCGGCCGGCACCTTGGCGGCGTCCTCTACCTGTTCGTGCGCGGGATGTGCGGCGCGGCCACGCCCGTGGTCGACGGTCACCCGTCGGGTGTGTTCAGCTGGCGGCCGCCCTCGTCGCTGATCGCCGAGTTGTCGGACCTGCTCGATGGGAGGGCGGCCGCGTGA